The bacterium genomic sequence CACCTGCTGCGACATGGCCTGAAGGCGGCGGGCGTAGTCGCTTACGATTGCGAATACCTGGAAGCCGCCGCCCATCTCGCCCTCCGACTGGGTCTGGAATACCACGATCCCGAGGCCGTGAGGAACTGCCGCAGCAAACTGGCGTCAAAAAGACTCTGGGAGGCAGCCGGCATCCGCTGTCCCCGTTGTCTTCCGGTGGCCGAGTTCGCCGAGGCACTCTCCTTCATGGAACTGACGGGAGGCCGCTGCGTTCTCAAGCCCCTGGGGGGAACCGGCAGCGAGTTGGTTTTCAAGGTCGAAGACGAGACCGACTGCCGTGCGGCATTTCAGGAATATCGCCGGCGGCTTCCGGGAAAACGGGTGTTGGCCGAAGAGGTGATCGAAGGCGAAGAATACAGCTGCGATTTTTTAATGAAAGAGGGGAAGGCCGCGATCGTCCGGGTCACCCGCAAACATCTCTATCCCGGCGAAGCTTTCGGGACCGCCTGGGCCTATGAGTTGGGTTCGGTTCTTCCCGAAGCTTGTCGGGAAGAGGCGCTCGCTCCTTTGGCCGCCCGGGCCGCATCCGTAGTGGGGATCGGCCGGGGAATCTGCATGCTTGATTTTATCGTGGGCCCGGAGGGTCCGGTCCTGCTCGAACTGGCCCCGCGCCCCGGCGGCTCCTGCCTCCCGTTTCTTCTCCGCGCCGCCGTGGATTTGGACACCGTTACCCTGGCATTCGATCATGCCGAAGGCCTGGTTCCTCCCCGCTTCCCCACCGTCCCGCCCCATATGATCGGGCTCTGCCTGCTGGCCCGGCGTCCGGGGATTCTGGAAACGCTCGATGTCTCGGGACTGGCAGCCGATCGGCGGGTCCGTGCGGTCGAACCGCTTCGCCGTCCCGGAACCAGGATCGAGCTCCCTCCCCGGGATTACGACACCTGGACGCTGGCGTATGCCGCCTATCGGCCCGACCCGGGAATACCGGTGGAAAGGCAGAATCGTCAGTTGGAACAACGTCTCGAAGTGACTCTGAGGGCGGAATGAGCGAACGGATCCTGCGGG encodes the following:
- a CDS encoding ATP-grasp domain-containing protein codes for the protein MNRPNRVLVVGTTPDYIDWLRRARPGRGLYLTLPGLREKAWEPRPEPDEELLCAPDDLDRTSDMLKEHLLRHGLKAAGVVAYDCEYLEAAAHLALRLGLEYHDPEAVRNCRSKLASKRLWEAAGIRCPRCLPVAEFAEALSFMELTGGRCVLKPLGGTGSELVFKVEDETDCRAAFQEYRRRLPGKRVLAEEVIEGEEYSCDFLMKEGKAAIVRVTRKHLYPGEAFGTAWAYELGSVLPEACREEALAPLAARAASVVGIGRGICMLDFIVGPEGPVLLELAPRPGGSCLPFLLRAAVDLDTVTLAFDHAEGLVPPRFPTVPPHMIGLCLLARRPGILETLDVSGLAADRRVRAVEPLRRPGTRIELPPRDYDTWTLAYAAYRPDPGIPVERQNRQLEQRLEVTLRAE